Proteins encoded by one window of Anaeromyxobacter sp.:
- a CDS encoding MGMT family protein: MGRLGRGDAGPGAAGGRGAGGVVVKFEPFYRVVRRIPRGRVATYGQVAALAGRPRGARLTGYALGALRTTVNDVPWQRVLGARGRDRAGVSLKDPIGAGVQQALLEREGVTFDARGRVDLARFGWRPRRR, translated from the coding sequence ATGGGACGCCTCGGACGGGGTGACGCAGGGCCGGGCGCGGCGGGCGGGCGGGGCGCCGGCGGCGTGGTGGTGAAGTTCGAGCCCTTCTACCGGGTGGTGCGGCGCATCCCGCGCGGGCGGGTGGCCACCTACGGGCAGGTGGCGGCCCTGGCCGGGCGGCCGCGCGGGGCGCGCCTGACCGGGTATGCGCTGGGGGCGCTGCGCACCACCGTGAACGACGTGCCCTGGCAGCGGGTGCTGGGGGCGCGCGGCCGCGACCGGGCCGGGGTCTCGCTCAAGGACCCGATCGGCGCCGGCGTCCAGCAGGCGCTGCTGGAGCGCGAGGGCGTGACCTTCGACGCCCGCGGCCGGGTGGACCTCGCCCGGTTCGGCTGGCGGCCCCGCCGCCGCTGA
- a CDS encoding LemA family protein has product MTTTRLAVPLAAAVLLAGCGVQSIPQAENAVSGAWAEVENQYQRRSDLVPNLVATVKGYAAHERETLEAVVEARAKATSVTLTVNDLTPERLKQFEEAQGQLKSALGRLLAVSEAYPQLKADGAFRDLQAQLEGTENRIAIARRRFIETVQAFNDLVTVPPTSWTNSMFYKKQPKAQFQATAPDAAKPPAVKF; this is encoded by the coding sequence ATGACCACCACCCGCCTCGCCGTCCCACTCGCCGCCGCCGTGCTGCTGGCCGGCTGCGGCGTCCAGTCCATCCCCCAGGCCGAGAACGCCGTCAGCGGCGCCTGGGCCGAGGTGGAGAACCAGTACCAGCGCCGCTCCGACCTGGTCCCGAACCTGGTGGCCACGGTGAAGGGCTACGCCGCCCACGAGCGCGAGACGCTGGAGGCGGTGGTGGAGGCCCGCGCCAAGGCCACCTCGGTGACCCTGACCGTCAACGACCTCACCCCGGAGCGGCTCAAGCAGTTCGAGGAGGCCCAGGGCCAGCTCAAGAGCGCGCTCGGCCGGCTGCTGGCGGTGTCCGAGGCCTACCCGCAGCTCAAGGCCGACGGCGCCTTCCGCGACCTGCAGGCCCAGCTGGAGGGGACCGAGAACCGCATCGCCATCGCGCGCCGCCGCTTCATCGAGACGGTGCAGGCCTTCAACGACCTGGTCACCGTGCCGCCCACCAGCTGGACCAACTCGATGTTCTACAAGAAGCAGCCCAAGGCCCAGTTCCAGGCCACCGCGCCGGACGCCGCCAAGCCCCCCGCCGTGAAGTTCTGA